TGCCGTTGTGGATAACCCGGGGCGCGGGAACGCCGTAGTGCCGCGTCACCAGGTGGCCCTGGTACGCCGTGGGCACGACAACGGCGTCCGCGGCCATCAGCCCGACGCGCAACCACTCGCGGTAGGCGCCCCACTCCCCGGCGGGCGCCTCGTGGCCTTCCACCTCGGTGAACCACGAGAGCACGTCGCTGTGCACGGCGACCAGCACGGGCGCGCTGAACGGATGGACCGCGTAGGCCACCTGGTTCAGGTGCACCACGTCGGCCGCGCAGAGCGTGCACAGGCTGCTCAGCCACTCGCCCGCGGCCTGGACGTCCGCCTGCGCATCTCCCATCCACTCCAGCTTGTACGGCCGCCACACCACCTGCACGCCGGGGGGAAGCGCGGCCAGCCGCTCGTCGCGCGGCTCGCCGATGGCCGCCACCAGTACCTCGTGCCCGGCCGCGTCCAGCTCGCGCGCCAGGGTGACCGTGTGGTCCCACACCCCGCCAACGGTGTCGGTGGTGAGCAGGACCTTCATCGACCGTAGATGCGGTCCAGGACGGCGGCCACGTCCACCAGCCGCTCGGCCTCTGGATCGAAGCGCGCGCCCTCGGACAGGCGCCGCGCCCAGTCGACCGCCGCGCGGCCGCCCCACTCGTCCGGCGGCGTCGCCAGCGTTTCGCGCGAGGTGCCGTGGTACGCCTCGGCGGTGAAGTCGTAGAACGAACCGTTGACGTTCTTGAGTGCCGCGCCGCCACCCGTGCCGTAGAACGAGGCGCCGATCACCGCGTCCTGACCGGCGGAAAGCTTCCACGAGCAGGCCAGCTGCACCGTGGTCCCGTCCGCCAGGTCCACGGTGGCCGACGCGTAGTCCTCGCATCGATCCGCATTCGCGCCCAGCGGCTCGCCCCCCGCGAAGAGGCGCGAGCGGACGTGGGTCGCAGCGGGAAAGCCCAGCGTCCACACGGCGAGATCGACGAGGTGCACACCGAGGTCCATCACGCAGCCGCCGCCGGAAAGCGCGGGATCGTAGAACCAGGGCTTGTCGGGGCCGTAGGCGTTGTGGAACACGAGGTCCACCGCGTACACCTTGCCCAGCTCGCCGCGGTCGATGCGCTCGCGAATGGCGCGCATCCCCTCCGTGAATCGGTAGGAAAGATCGACGGCGAGCAGGCGGTCCGCCGCGCGCGCCGCGTCCACGACGGCGCGCACCTCGTCCGCCGTGCGCCCCAGCGGCTTCTGGCAGAAGACGGAGACGCCGGCGTTCAGCGCGCGGATGGACTGCTCGGCGTGCATGGCGCTGGGCGTGGCGATGACGATGCCGTCCAGATTCATCGCCAGCAGCGCATCCAACCCATCTACCACCTCCGCGTCCGGCGCAGACTGCTTCGCCGCGGCGATCATCTCCGGGGACGTGTCGGCGACGGCGGCGACGCGCCCGAAGCCCGCCTTCACGATCGCTTCCATGCGGTTCCGGCCGATCCAGCCGACACCCAGGAACCCGAGGGACGGAAGTGCGTTCGTGCGGGAGTGCGTGAGTGCGGAAGTGGCTTCCGTGCTCGCGGTCTCTCGTGGCGCTTCGGTCAGGACTTTGCTCACTCGCGTCTCCGTCAGGATCTACAAAGCTGAGAAAAAACGGGCTGCCCCGTTTGGTCTGTCTCGTGGCGGACCCGCCGTGTGTGGCGGATCCCTCAGTCCCTGCCGTCTATCGTGTGAGTGCCGGGCCGGCGTGGCCGCTCCATCGGGATGACATCCGCGCCGGCCGGCAGTTCACTCTCGCACTCTCGCACTCTCGCACTTCAGTTGCCCGTCATCACCAACGCCTTCAAGAACCCGTCCGGCCGGTCGCGCGTGGCGTTCAGGGCGTCGTCCAGCTGGTCGAGCGGGAACGTGTGCGTGTAGAGCGGCGTGGGGTCCAGCCGGCCCGAGGCGACCGCGTCCACCGCCAGGCGGATGCCCTCGATGTACACCGCCGGGTCGCGCTCGTGGGCGTTGATCACGTCCAGGCCGCGCCAGTTCCACATCTGCATGTTCACCTGCCGCGGGCCGTCCTGGTGGTAGCCCGCGATGATCAGCCGGCCGCGCTCCCTGGTGATCTCCGCCGCCAGGTCCAGCGGCCACTGCTTGCCCACGGCCTCGATCACCCGGTCGGCCAGCACGCCGCCGGTGAGCTCCTTCACCTTTTCGATGATCGCCCAGTGGTCGTCCATGGCGATCACTTCGTCCGCGCCCATCTCCCGGGCGACATCCAGCGAGAAGGGACGGCGGCTGATGGCGATCACCCGCGCCCCGCCGTCCTTCGCCAGCCGCGTCAGCAGCGCGCCCAGGAAGCCGATGCCGACGATCGCGACCGTCTGCCCGGCCTGGATGTCGCTGCGGCGGAAGATGTTCATCGCGCACCCCAGCGGCTCGCCGGGGAAGGGCTGCCCGTCCAGCGACGCCGGGAGCTTCACGGTCGCTGACGCGTCGGCCACGTCGTACTCGGCGTACGAGTTGTACGAGAGCGCCGCCACGCGGTCACCCACGGCGAACTCCTGCACGCCCTCGCCCACCGCGTCCACCACGCCCCATCCCTCGTGCCCCATGCCGCCGGGGTCGGTGGGAAACTTCATCCAGTCGGGGCCGGACCACGGAGTGAGATTGGATGCACAGACGCCGCACCCCTCCAGGCGGATCCGCACCTGTCCCGGTCCCGGCTCGGGAACCGTCACCTCGTCCACCGAAATCCGGCCGGGGCCGGTCAGCCGCACCGCGCGCATGGTCCCGGTGATCGTCTCGTCTTGAATCGTCATCTCCAGATCATTCAGGGCACCGCGGCCGCCTGGGCCAGCAGCGCCTCGTCGGCTTCGGCGGCCAGGCTGGGCACGGGCGACATCAGGTCGGCCTCGCGCAGCCAATCGACCAGGTTCTCCAGCCCCGCCTTCCACGAGGTGCGCGGCTTCCACCCCAGCACCCGCTCCAGCTTGGCGTTGTCGCTCACGTAGATGCGCTGGTCGCCGGGGCGCCAGTCGGCCATCCGCACGGGAACGGAGCGGCCGGTAATCTCGATCAAACGGTCGATCACCCCGCGCACCGTCACCGCGTTCGCCGCGCCGCCGCCCACGTTGAACACCTGGCCCGACACCGTGTCGATGCGGCCCATGGCCAGGCGCATGGCCTCGACCAGGTCGTCGATCCACAGGATGTCGCGCACCTGGCAGCCGTCACCGTAGATGGTGATGGGCTCGCGGCCGAAGAGCGCGCGCCCGAAGTGCGCCACCCATCCCTGGTCCTCGGTGCCGAACTGGCGGGTTCCGTAGATGCAGCTCATCCGGAAGACCACGGTGCGCAGCCCGTAGATGCGGGCGTAGTCGTGCACGTACTGGTCGGCGGCGCCCTTGCTGCAGCCGTAGGGCGAGTGGAAGTCCAGCCGCGCGTCCTCGCCCACGCCCATGCGCCGGTCGGCGTAGCGGTAGGCGTCGCCGGCCAGCTCCACCTTCACGTCGTCCATCCCCCCGTACACCTTGTTGGTGCTGGTGAAGAGGACGGCGGGCGCGGCGCTCTTCATGGCGCGGGCCGCTTCGAGCACGTTGAAGGTGCCCAGGATGTTGGTCTGCAGGTCTGCCCGCGGGTCGTCGAGCGAGGTGGTGACGGCCACCTGCGCGGCCAGGTGGAACACCTGCTTGCTCTGCTCGACCAGCGCGCCGATGCGGTTGGCGTCGCACACGTCTACCTGCTCGATGCGCACGCGGTCGCCGTGCTGGCCGCGAAGCCACTCGGCGTTCAGCCGCACCCCGTCACGGGAAAAGTTGTCCGCCACGATCACCCGCTCGCCGTCGCGCAGCAGCGCGTGCGCCAGGTTGCTGCCGACGAAGCCCGCGCCGCCCGTGATCAGGATGTGGTCACGCGTTCCCTTCATCGTCCCCTCCTCACAGCGTAAGTCCGCGGGCGGCCAGC
The DNA window shown above is from Longimicrobium sp. and carries:
- a CDS encoding Gfo/Idh/MocA family oxidoreductase, which gives rise to MGVGWIGRNRMEAIVKAGFGRVAAVADTSPEMIAAAKQSAPDAEVVDGLDALLAMNLDGIVIATPSAMHAEQSIRALNAGVSVFCQKPLGRTADEVRAVVDAARAADRLLAVDLSYRFTEGMRAIRERIDRGELGKVYAVDLVFHNAYGPDKPWFYDPALSGGGCVMDLGVHLVDLAVWTLGFPAATHVRSRLFAGGEPLGANADRCEDYASATVDLADGTTVQLACSWKLSAGQDAVIGASFYGTGGGAALKNVNGSFYDFTAEAYHGTSRETLATPPDEWGGRAAVDWARRLSEGARFDPEAERLVDVAAVLDRIYGR
- a CDS encoding MDR/zinc-dependent alcohol dehydrogenase-like family protein, producing MTIQDETITGTMRAVRLTGPGRISVDEVTVPEPGPGQVRIRLEGCGVCASNLTPWSGPDWMKFPTDPGGMGHEGWGVVDAVGEGVQEFAVGDRVAALSYNSYAEYDVADASATVKLPASLDGQPFPGEPLGCAMNIFRRSDIQAGQTVAIVGIGFLGALLTRLAKDGGARVIAISRRPFSLDVAREMGADEVIAMDDHWAIIEKVKELTGGVLADRVIEAVGKQWPLDLAAEITRERGRLIIAGYHQDGPRQVNMQMWNWRGLDVINAHERDPAVYIEGIRLAVDAVASGRLDPTPLYTHTFPLDQLDDALNATRDRPDGFLKALVMTGN
- a CDS encoding GDP-mannose 4,6-dehydratase, which encodes MKGTRDHILITGGAGFVGSNLAHALLRDGERVIVADNFSRDGVRLNAEWLRGQHGDRVRIEQVDVCDANRIGALVEQSKQVFHLAAQVAVTTSLDDPRADLQTNILGTFNVLEAARAMKSAAPAVLFTSTNKVYGGMDDVKVELAGDAYRYADRRMGVGEDARLDFHSPYGCSKGAADQYVHDYARIYGLRTVVFRMSCIYGTRQFGTEDQGWVAHFGRALFGREPITIYGDGCQVRDILWIDDLVEAMRLAMGRIDTVSGQVFNVGGGAANAVTVRGVIDRLIEITGRSVPVRMADWRPGDQRIYVSDNAKLERVLGWKPRTSWKAGLENLVDWLREADLMSPVPSLAAEADEALLAQAAAVP